The Streptomyces nigra genome includes the window AGACCGGACGGGACCTCGCGGGGCGGCACCGACACACGACTAATGCCCGAAGTTGAACCAGTTGACGTTGACGAAGTCGGCGGGCTGTCCGCTGGTGAAGGTGAGATACACGTCGTGCGTACCGGTCACCGCACCGATGTTCGCGGGAATGGTCCGCCACGACTGCCACCCGCCGGTGCTGCCCACCGCGAAACTGCCGACAGGCGCGTTCGCACGGCTGTCCAGGCGCACCTCCACCAGACCGCTGACCCCGCTCGCCGCACCGCTCGCCACCCGCGCGACGAACTGCCGTGCCGCCGACGACCCGAAGTCGACGCCTCGGTAGAGCGCCCAGTCCCCGTTGGCGAGGGCCCCGATGTTCTGTCCGCCGCCCGTGTCCGACGTCGACTCCGTGTAGACGCCGCTCTGTCCGTCGAACGACTCGGCCTGGATGGCGCTGTAGGCGTCACGGTTGCCCGTCGGCGGCGGTGTCGTACCGCCCCCGCCGGACGTCAGCACCTGGACGTAGTCGACGACCATGGAGTGCCCCGGCTGCGTCCCGCCGTCCGGGCCCCCGCCGAAGGCGTCCGGGAAGCCTCCGCCCATGGCCACGTTGAGGATGATGAAGTACCCGTGGTTGGTGGCGTTGGCCCAGGTCGTCGCGTCGACCTGGTGGGCGCGCACGGTGTGGAAGTTGACGCCGTCGAGGTAGAAGCGGATCTCCTCGACGCTCGTGGAGCGGTCCCACTCCAGCCGGTAGGTGTGGAAGCCCGCCTGGCAGGTCGTACCGGAACAGGTCGTGTTGCCGCCGATCCCGCTGTTCTCGTTGCACGGGCCGCCCGGAGCGGTGCCGCAGTGCATGGTGGCGAACACCGTGTTCATGCCCTGGGTGTTCTCCATGATGTCCAGCTCGCCGACGCCGGGCCAGTTCCAGTAGTTGCCCCGGTAGGGCGCGCCCAGCATCCAGAACGCCGGCCAGTAGCCCTTGGCGGCGGCCCCCGTCACGTTCGGCACCTGGATCCGGGCCTCGACGCGGAGCTTGCCGCCCGACGGGGGCTGGAAGTCGGTGCGGTTGGTCTCGATCCGCCCGGAGGTCCAGCGGCCCGCCCCGTCCCGGCGCGGTGTGATGCGCAGATTGCCGTTGCCGTCGAGCGAGACGTTGTCGGTGCTGCTCGTCATCGTCTCGATCTCGCCGGTGCCCCAGTTGGCGGGGCCGCCGGGGTAGCCCGTGCCGGTGTCGTAGCGCCAGTTCGAGGTGTTCACACCGGAGCCGGCGGGGCCGGTGAAGTCGTCGAGGAAGACCTGGGTCCAGCCCGACGGGGGCGTGGGCGCGGAGGCGCTGGCGGACGGGACGACGACACCGGCGGCGGCCGCCGCCAGACCGAGGGTGCCGAGCACGGCCACGACCGCCCGCCGGACGGAGCGGCGTCTTGGGGGCATGCCTGAGAGTTCGCTCATGGGGGGTGCCTCTCGGGTGAGGAGTGGGGAGTGGAGAGGTGGCTGAATCTCACCCTGAGAGCGCTCTCACGGTGAGGGTGAGGTCAATGTGCTCTCCGGAGTGCGGGTCGTCAAGAGATGAAGCACGCAAATCCCAGGCACCACGGCCAGGTTCACTGTGTGAAGCCGTGACACGGACTCGGCGGCGCCGTACTGGCTCCGACCGGCTGCCGGACGACCCCTACGGCTCCGGCCGCCACCCGAGCCCCCGGGAGATCCCGCGCGCCGCCAGCCGTACGGCGGGGGCCAGCACCGGGACCTGCGCGTCGGCGTACGGCACGACGACCGACACGGCGGCGACCACCGCACCGGCGGGATCACGGACCGGGGCGGCGACGGACAGGGCGTCCTCGGTGACCTGGCGACTGCTCACCGCCACCCCGGTACGGCGCACCTCGGCCAACATGCGGCGCAGCCGCGCCGGTTCGGTGACGGTGTACGGCGTGAACGAGGCGAGCGGTCCGGCACAGTACGCCTCCTGGTCCTCCGCCCCGCCGTGCGCGAGCAGCGCGAGCCCGACGCCGGTGGCGTGCAACGGCCAGCGCGCGCCGACCCGGATATGCACTCCGACCGCCGAACGCCCCGACAACCACTCGATGTAGACGACCTCGCCCCCGTCGCGCACCGCCAACTGCACGTTCTCGTGCGTCGCTTCGTACAGGTCCTCCAGATAGGGCAACGCGATCTGCCGCAACGCCGGCCCGCGCGGCGCGATCGCCGCGAGCTCCCACAGCCGCAGTCCCACGTGATAAAGCCCCCGCTCGTCCCGCTCCAACGCCCCCCACTCCGCGAGAGCGCCCACCAGCCGATGCGCGGTACTCAGACTCAGCCCGGCCCGCCGCGCGATATCCGTGAGACTCAGCGCGGGATGCTCGAGATCGAACGCCCCCAGGACGGAAAGAAGACGGGCGGGGGCGGAACGGGGGCTGTCAGGCGTGACGATGAGGGGCTCCCTGGTCGAGGTCCCGGGCGGGTGGAGTCCGGGCGCGCGACCGTCACGGAGCGGGCCGTGGGAGCCGACTGCCCGAGAGCCCCATCCTGGCCGACGGTCCGGCCGCCGTGAAGGTCACGGAGGCCGGCCCGCCGCACACGCGGTCAGCCTTCGCCCAGCACCCAGCTCCACCGATGCACCCCCGGCGCCACCAGATAGCCCGGTGACGTGTCGGGGCCGCACGACGCCGTCCCCAGCCCTCGGTGGGCCGCGTCGACGTGGACCACACAGCCCGGGCGGGGGACCAGTTCGTCGTGGTGGGCGGCCGCCGAGAGGTCGGTGGCGCGGTAGCGGGTCACCGACACCTGGCGCGGCTCGTCCAGCCTGATCCGTAGCCCGCCCGACTCCGGGCCCGACAGGGTGAAGTGGCGGACACCGTGCCGGCCGCCGCTCTCCTGGGGGCGCAGGTACGGCGTGAACAACTCGTCCACGGGGAGGGCGTGGTGGCCCACCGGCGCCCCCGCCGCGCGGTCGGGGTACGACTCCCACGGGCCCTGGCCGAACCACTCCAGGCGGTCCAGCCCGGCGACCGTCTCGAAGACCGTGCCGACCCTCGCCACGTCGGCGAACTCCGGTGGCAGTTCCGCCTCCTCCTCGACCCGTACGCCGCCCGCCACCGGCGTCAGCACCTGTCGGTGCCGTACGTCGGCCGGGCCTCCCGTGTAGACGGCCTCCACCGTGATCCGGCCGTGCTCCTCGCGGACCGAGACGACCTTGCGGGACAGGGCGTTCAGGCCCCAGGCGCGCCAGCGGTCGGCCATGCCGCCGATCTCGTCGTTGTCGGTGGGCGCCCGCCGGAGGGTGAGGGTGGGGGGTGCCGTCAGCAGGGGGTGGCGGAGGAAGCCCTCGTCGTCCACCTGCACCACCCCGCTCACCGGTGGCACGGACACCGGGGCCGGGCCGCGCAGACACACCTGCGGCACACACAGTTCCGTGCCGCTCGGTGCCCACGGCTGGTCCTCCGCCACCGTCACCCGGAGCGTCAGCCACGCCTCGCCGCCCTCCTCCGGCAGTTCGAAGGGCAGGGGTACGGCGGCCGTCCGGCCGGGGCGCAGATCGGGCAGGTCCGCCGGGGGGTACAGCGTCGTGCCGTCGGCCAGGTCCAGGCGCCACTCGCCCGTCAGCCAGTCCAGGGTTCGGAAGTGCTGGTGGTTGCCGATCACGACACCCTCCTGCTCCACGCCCTCGATCCGTACCGGCGCCGCTGTCTCACGGTGCTCGTACAGGGCCGGCTTGGGGGCGCGGTCGGGGAAGACCACGCCGTCCGCGATGAACGGGCCGTCGTGGACGCGTTCGCCGAAGTCGCCGCCGTAGGCCCAGCGGTGGCCGGGTGGGGCGACGCCGTCGCCCCGGAGCGCCGGGCCCGTGCGGCCGGCCGGGCGGCCGTCGCTCAGGTGTTGCAGGATGCCGTGGTCCCAGAACTCCCAGATGAAGCCGCCCTGGAGGCCCGGTGTGGACTCCACGGCCGCCCAGAAGTCGGCGAGCGTGCCGTTGCTGTTGCCCATCGCGTGGGAGTACTCGCACTGGATGAGCGGCCGGGTCTGGCGGCCCGAGCGGGCGTGCGCCACGCACTCCTCGATCGGTGCGTACATCGGGCAGGCGATGTCGGAGGCGTCGTCCGTCGCCGCCCAGTCGAGCTTCGCGGCCCCCTCGTACTGGAGCGGGCGCGTCGGGTCGTGGTGGCGGACCCAGCCGGCCGCCGCGTCGTGGTGGGCGCCGTAGTCGGACTCGTTGCCCAGCGACCAGACGACGACCGACGGGTGGTTCTTGTCCCGCAGCACCATGCGCGATACCCGGTCGACGAAGGCGTTCAAGTAGCGCGGGTCGTCGGCGATCTCGTGCGCGTGGTCGTGTGACTCGATGTCGGCCTCGTCGACGACGTAGAAGCCGAGTTCGTCGGCGAGGCCGTACAGCGCGGGGTCGTTCGGGTAGTGGGCGGTGCGGATCGCGTTGAAGCCGAAGCGTTTGAGGAGGAAGAGGTCGGCGCGCATGTCGTCGGGGGACACCGTTCGGCCGGTCGAGGGGTGGAAGTCGTGTCGGTTCACGCCTCGGACGTAGATCCGTTCCCCGTTGACCAGGAGGTCCCTGCCCACGATCTCCACGTCCCGGAAGCCGACCCGGTGCCGGGAGGTGTCGGCGACCGTGCCGTCGGCTCGGTGCAGTCGGATGGTCAGGGGGTACAGGGCGGGGGTCTCCGCCGTCCACGGGCGTACCTCCGGCACCGTCGTCGTCAGGCGGGCCTCGCCCAGGAACGTCGAGACCCGCTCGTCCTCGGCGTTGAGCCGGTCGAACTCGGCGTCCTGGGCGAGGGAAAGGCCGTCGAGGTCGCCGGTCAGATACCAGCCGTCCGGGAGCGTGCCCCGCGCGTCCCGCACCTGGCAGTCGACGCGGAGTTCGCCGTCGCGCCGCGCGCGCACCGTGACGTCGGCCAGGTGCAGCGGGTCGGTGGCGTACAGCAGGACGGAGCGGGTGAGGCCGCCGTGCCACCACTGGTCCTGGTCCTCGATGTGCGAGGCGTCGGACCATTTGACGACGGTCAGTCGTACGGTCGTCCGCGCGCCGGGACGCACCAGTGCCGTCAGGTCGAACTCGGCGGCCAGGTGGGAGTCCTTGGAGACGCCCACGGGCCGGCCGTCCACGTGGACCAGCAGCACGCTCTCGGCCGCGCCGACCTGGAGCACGATCCGGCGTCCGGCCCAGCCGGCCGGCACGTCCACCTCACGCTCGTACACCCCGGTCGGGTTGGCGGCGGGGGAGTGTGGCGGGATGTCGGGGAACGGCATCGTGACGTTGGTGTACTGCGGCAGGTCGCCGCTGTCCTGGACGGTCCAGGCGCCCGGCACGTACGCCGTCGACCAGGCACCGCCGACCGGCGCGTCCGGAGCGGGCAGCAACTGGAAACGCCAGTCGCCGTCCAAGGGGATGGCTTCGGCACGCCGGTCGACGGCGTTCATGGGGAGGCGGTTCCAGGAGGTCAGCTCGGGCGCCTCCCAGGGGCGCAGCGCGATCAAGGGATCGGGGGAGGAGGTCATCCGCGGACGGCTCCCTTGGCGAGGTCGCCGATGATCTGCCGGGCGCCGACCGCGAAGACGATCAGCAGCGGGATCAGGGCGAGGACGGCGCCGGTCATCACCATGCCGTAGTCGGTGGTGCCGTGGGTCCCGTTGAGCTGGGAGAGCGCGACCTGGAGGGTGACGTTGTCCGGGTTGGTGAGGGCGATCAGGGGCCAGGCGTAGTCGTTCCACTGGCTCATGAAGGTGAAGATGCCGAGGAACGCGAGCCCGGGGCGGACCACCGGGAGCGCGACGTGCCAGTACTGCCGCAGGAAGTTCGCGCCGTCCAGCCGGGAGGCGTCGAGCAGTTCGTCGTGGATGGCGCTGCGCATGTACTGGCGCATCCAGAAGATGCCGAAGGCGTTGGCGGCGGCCGGCACGATCAGCGAGGTCATCGAGCCGATCCAGCCGAGCTTCGCCATGATCACGAACTGCGGGATCGCGGCCATCTGCGCCGGGACCATGAAGATCAGCATGAGCAGCGCGAACAGCGCGTTCTTGCCGGGGAACTCGAACTTGGCGAAGACGAAGGCGGCGAGCGAGTCGAGGAACAGCACCAGGAACGTCACCACGGTGGCGACCAGCAGCGAGTTCGCCATCGACCCGAAGAAGTCGACCGTGTCGAACAGGTGGCGGACGTTCTCCGTGAAGTGCGAGCCCGGCAGCAGCTTCGGCGGGTACGAGAAGATCTCCGACGAGGTGTGCGTCGACATGATCACGGCCCAGTAGAACGGGAAGGCCGACAGCAGCACACCGGCGATCAGGGACGTGTGCAGCGCGATGCCCCGGCGTCCGGAGCCCTTGATGGATGCCATGTCGCGGCCTTCCTACTGTTCGCCCCGGCGCTGCACCAGGCGCCAGTTGATGATGGAGAAGAGGACGACGACCAGGAAGATGCCCCACGCCACGGCGGCGCCGTACCCGAAGTCGTTGTTGTCGAAGGTCTGCTGGAAGAAGTAGAGGACCATCGTCCGGCCGGCGTGGTCCGGGCCGCCCGAGAACGTGGACTCGTTGGCGGTGGTCTGGAGCAGCACCTGCGGTTCGGAGAAGCTCTGCAGTCCGGTGACCGTCGAGACGACGAGCACGAACAGCAGCGTCGGCCGCAGCAGCGGCAGCGTGATCCGGAAGAAGGTCTGCACGGGACCGGCGCCGTCGATACGGGCCGCCTCGTACAGGTCGCCGGGGATCGTCTGGAGCCCGGCGAGGAAGATGATCGCGTTGTAGCCGGTCCACTGCCAGGTCATCAGGGTGGCGATGGCGACCTTGATGCCCCACGGGGTGTTCAGCCAGGCCACCTGGTCCAGGCCGACCGCCTGCAGAAGGGCGTTCACCAGGCCGAAGTTGGTGGAGAAGACCGACCCGAACACGATGGCGACGGCGACGACGGAGGTGACGTTCGGCAGGAAGTACGCGAACCGGTAGGCGTTCTTGAAGCGGACCGCCGAGTTGAGCATCACGGCCGTCACCATCGCCAGGAAGATCATGGGGAAGGTGGCGAGCGCCCAGATGATCAGGGTGGTGCCGATCGACTGCCAGAAGTCGGTGTCGGTGAACAGGTACTGATATTGCGTCAGGCCCGCCCATTCCATCGAGCCCAGGCCGTCCCAGCGGTGCAGGGAGAGATAGAGCGAGAAGCCGACGGGGATCAGGCCGAAGGCCAGGAAGAGCAGATAGAAGGGGGAGATCGCGGCGTAGAGGTGCCAGTGCTTGCGCCAGCCGGTTCGCGGCGGGGCTGTGGCGGGGCGTGGCCGGTCCACGGCGGGCGGGGTCTGCTCGGCGACAACCATCAGAAGGTCACCCCCAGGTGCTTGGCGATGCGCCGGCACTTGCCCATGGCGTCCTCCCAGGCCTTCGCGGGGTCCTTGCCGAGGACGCCGACGTTCTTGATCTCGTCCCGGATCGGCTGCCCGAGCGCGATGTCGTAGGGGCTGTTGAAGGCGACCGGGATCTTCTCCGCGGCCGGCCCGAAGACGTCCATGGTGATCTGCCCGCCGAAGAACGGGTCCGGCTCCCGCAGCTTCGGCATCCCGTACGACGCCGGGGTCGACGGGAACAGACCGGCGTCGACGAAGCCCTGCGCCTGGTTCCGCGCGTCGAGCATCCAGCTGATGATCTCGAACGCCCGCTCGGGCTCCCGGCACGCCTTCGTGATCGCCAGGAAGGAGCCGCCGACGTTGGACGGGCCGCCCGGGCAGTCGGCCACCCGCCAGCGGCCCTTCGTCTTCGGATAGGCGAGCTTGAGGTCGCCCGCGGCCCAGGAGGCGTTGAGCTGACTGGGCAGCGTGCCCTTCTCGGTGGCCGAGATGGAGTCGGGGGTGCCCGCCACGATGTCCGACACGATGCCGCGCCGCTTGGCCTCCACGGCCCGGTCCCAGCAGGCGCGCACATGCGGGCCGTCCCCGATGAAGTGCCGGTCCTCGTCGACGAACCGGGTGGTGCCCTGCCCGATCGACATCTCGAAGACGCTGACGACGTCGGTCAGGATGTAGGTGCCGGGCAGTCGCTTCTTCAGCCGCTCACCGGCCGCGAAGAACTTCTCCCAGGTGTCCAGCTCCCGCGAGACGTCCGCGGCTTCGTGGGGCAGGCCGCCCCGCTCGTAGACGGCGGGCTGGTAGTAGTGCACGACCGGGCCGACGTCGATGGGCAGACCGATGAGGCTGCCGTCCGGCGCGACGGCCTGCTGCCACTTCCAGTCCAGGTACCGGTCCTTGAGCTTCTCGGCGCCGAGTGTGCGCAGGTCCACGAACTGGTCGGCGTTCGGGAGGTAGGACGCCATGTCCTCGCCCCGCAGCCCGGCGATGTCCGGGATGTGGGCCCGGCCGGCCAGCGTGGTGATCAGCTTGGAGCGGTAGTAGCCGCCGATCTGGATGGCGTCGAGGTCCACGGAGCCGCCGTACCGCGCCTTGGCCTTTTTCACGACCGTGTCGCTCAGGCCGCCGCTCCAGTACCACAGGACCATGTTCCGGCCGGTGGAGCCGGTCGGTACGGCACAGCCGGACGCCAGGCCGCCCAGCGCGGTGGCGGCCGTACCGGCCAGGCCCGCGCGCAGCAGGCCTCTTCGTGAGAGCCGCACAGCTCCCACCGCCTTTCGGATCTGTTCGGGACTTCGCAGGGAGGGGGTGTGGGGTGGGTGGGTCAGTGCCGCGGTGCGGGCGGGGTGACGGGCGGATACGCGACCGGCGGCCCGGGGTCGTCCGGGAGCCGGTCGGCGAGGAAGCCGTACGCCTTCCGCAGTCCGGGGTCGGTCAGGGAGCGCCACCAGCGGTCGACGCCGTACCAGCCGGGCGCCGCGAGCGCCCCGCCCGGGTGGCCGACCGAGAGGCCGGCGGCGAGGACGGCGAAGCGCAGACGCTCCTCCAGCGGCCAGCCGCCGAGGGAGGCCGCGACGAAGCTCGCCCCGAAGACGTCCCCGGCACCCGTCGGGTCGAGGACATCGATGTCAAGGGCGGGCACGTCGGCGTACTCGCCGGTCGTCTGGTCCACGGCGACGGCGCCCCGGCCGCCGCGGGTCACCACGGCCACCGGCACCAGTTCGGCGAGCTCCTTCAGCGCGGCGGACGCGCTGCCGGTGCGGGTGTACGCCATGGCCTCGGCCTCGTTGGGGAGGAACGCGTGGCACAGGGAGAGCTGGTCGAGGAGATCCCGGGGCCACTGTCCCGTGGCGTCCCAGCCGACGTCGGCGTACACCTGGGTGCCGTGCGCGGCGGCCTCGGCGAGCCAGGCGCGGGGCTCCGGCTCCAGATGCACGAGGGCCGTGCGCGCCGGGGGCGGGTCGGCCATCAGCGCGTCCTGGCTGTACGGGGGTTCCTGGCCGTGCGTGACGAGGGCCCGGTCGCCGCCGTAGGCCAGGGAGACGGTGACCGGGGTGGGCCGGCCGCCGGCCGTGCGGGACAGCGAGAGGTCGATGCCCTCCTGGGCGCCGAGGACGTCCCGGCAGTGGACGCCGTACAGGTCGTCGCCGAAGACGGTCGCGAGCGAGGTGCGCAGACCGAGGCGGGCGGCGGCGACCGCGAGGTTGGCGATGCCGCCGGGGCCGCAGCCCATGCCCTCCGTCCAGACCTCCTCGCCCGGGGTGGGCGGTCCGCCGAGCCCGGTGAGGACGAGGTCGTAGAAGAGCAGCCCGGTCAGCAGCACATCGGGCCGGTCGTCGTCCACGGATGCGTCCTCTCGCTCGGAGCTCCCCCGGAGGAGAGATCGTCAGAACTGTTCATTTCGGTGACCGGAATCGTGCGCCGCTCGGCGCGATTGGTCAATACCCGAGCAGAAATGAGCATGGCGTTGATTGAAAATGACGAGTAGTGTTCACGCCGTGCTGGCAGAACGACGACACCAACTCATCCTGCGGGCCCTGCGCTCCGGCGGGCCCGCGGCCGTGACCGATCTCTCGGAGCAACTGGGCGTCAGCCCCGCCACCGTCCGGCGCGACCTGGTCAAGCTGGAGGAGGACGGCTTGCTCACCCGGGTGCACGGCGGCGCCGTGGCGGACGAGGGCGACCAGCCCTTCGCCGAGGTCGCCGAGGTGCGGGTGCCCGAGAAGGACGCCATAGCGGCGCACGCGGCCGCGATGGTCGAGGACGGTCAGTCGGTGCTGCTGGACATCGGCACCACGGCCTTCCGGCTGGCCCGGCAGCTGCACGGCCGCCGCCTCACCGTGATCACCAGCAATCTGGTGGTCTACGAGGAACTCGCCGACGACGACGGCATCGAGCTGGTGCTGCTCGGCGGCATGGTCCGCCGCGAGTACCGCTCCCTCGTCGGCTTCCTCACCGAGGACAACCTCCGCCAGCTCCACGCCGACTGGGTCTTCCTCGGCACCAGCGGAGTGCGGCCCGGCGGGCAGGTGATGGACACGACCGTCGTCGAGGTACCGGTGAAACGGGCCATGATCAAGGCCGGCGCCAAGGTCGTCCTGCTCGCGGACGCGACGAAGTTCCCCGGCCAGGGCATGGCCAAGGTGTGCGGTCCCGAGGACCTGGACGTGGTGGTGACGAACGCGCCGGTCGACACGGCGACACGGTCCTCCTTCGAGGAGGCCGGCGTCGAGGTCGTCGTGGCGGGAAAGGTGCAGACGTGAGGCTGACGATTCTGGGCGGCGGAGGATTCCGCGTACCGCTCGTGTACGGCGCGCTCCTGACGGACCACGCCGAGGGCCGGGTCACCCGGGTCGTGCTGCACGACCTGGACGCCGGCCGGCTGGACGCCGTGACCCGGGTGCTCGCCGAACAGGCCGCCGGGGTGCCCGACGCCCCCGAGGTCACCGCCACCACCGACCTCGACGAGGCGCTGCGCGGCGCCGACTTCGTCTTCTCCGCGATCCGCGTCGGCGGCCTGGAGGGCCGCGCGAACGACGAACGGGTCGCGCTCGCCGAGGGCGTCCTCGGCCAGGAGACGGTCGGCGCGGGCGGCATCGCCTACGGCCTGCGCACGGTCCCGGTCGCCGTCGACATCGCGCGCCGCGTGGCCCGGCTCGCGCCCGACGCCTGGGTCATCAACTTCACCAATCCCGCCGGACTGGTCACCGAGGCCATGTCCCGCCACCTCGGCGACCGCGTCATCGGCATCTGCGACTCCCCGGTCGGCCTCGGCCGCCGTATCGCCCGCGTGCTCGGCGTGAAGAACCCC containing:
- a CDS encoding glycoside hydrolase family 16 protein, with product MSELSGMPPRRRSVRRAVVAVLGTLGLAAAAAGVVVPSASASAPTPPSGWTQVFLDDFTGPAGSGVNTSNWRYDTGTGYPGGPANWGTGEIETMTSSTDNVSLDGNGNLRITPRRDGAGRWTSGRIETNRTDFQPPSGGKLRVEARIQVPNVTGAAAKGYWPAFWMLGAPYRGNYWNWPGVGELDIMENTQGMNTVFATMHCGTAPGGPCNENSGIGGNTTCSGTTCQAGFHTYRLEWDRSTSVEEIRFYLDGVNFHTVRAHQVDATTWANATNHGYFIILNVAMGGGFPDAFGGGPDGGTQPGHSMVVDYVQVLTSGGGGTTPPPTGNRDAYSAIQAESFDGQSGVYTESTSDTGGGQNIGALANGDWALYRGVDFGSSAARQFVARVASGAASGVSGLVEVRLDSRANAPVGSFAVGSTGGWQSWRTIPANIGAVTGTHDVYLTFTSGQPADFVNVNWFNFGH
- a CDS encoding IclR family transcriptional regulator yields the protein MVTPDSPRSAPARLLSVLGAFDLEHPALSLTDIARRAGLSLSTAHRLVGALAEWGALERDERGLYHVGLRLWELAAIAPRGPALRQIALPYLEDLYEATHENVQLAVRDGGEVVYIEWLSGRSAVGVHIRVGARWPLHATGVGLALLAHGGAEDQEAYCAGPLASFTPYTVTEPARLRRMLAEVRRTGVAVSSRQVTEDALSVAAPVRDPAGAVVAAVSVVVPYADAQVPVLAPAVRLAARGISRGLGWRPEP
- a CDS encoding carbohydrate ABC transporter permease, encoding MVVAEQTPPAVDRPRPATAPPRTGWRKHWHLYAAISPFYLLFLAFGLIPVGFSLYLSLHRWDGLGSMEWAGLTQYQYLFTDTDFWQSIGTTLIIWALATFPMIFLAMVTAVMLNSAVRFKNAYRFAYFLPNVTSVVAVAIVFGSVFSTNFGLVNALLQAVGLDQVAWLNTPWGIKVAIATLMTWQWTGYNAIIFLAGLQTIPGDLYEAARIDGAGPVQTFFRITLPLLRPTLLFVLVVSTVTGLQSFSEPQVLLQTTANESTFSGGPDHAGRTMVLYFFQQTFDNNDFGYGAAVAWGIFLVVVLFSIINWRLVQRRGEQ
- a CDS encoding extracellular solute-binding protein; this encodes MRLSRRGLLRAGLAGTAATALGGLASGCAVPTGSTGRNMVLWYWSGGLSDTVVKKAKARYGGSVDLDAIQIGGYYRSKLITTLAGRAHIPDIAGLRGEDMASYLPNADQFVDLRTLGAEKLKDRYLDWKWQQAVAPDGSLIGLPIDVGPVVHYYQPAVYERGGLPHEAADVSRELDTWEKFFAAGERLKKRLPGTYILTDVVSVFEMSIGQGTTRFVDEDRHFIGDGPHVRACWDRAVEAKRRGIVSDIVAGTPDSISATEKGTLPSQLNASWAAGDLKLAYPKTKGRWRVADCPGGPSNVGGSFLAITKACREPERAFEIISWMLDARNQAQGFVDAGLFPSTPASYGMPKLREPDPFFGGQITMDVFGPAAEKIPVAFNSPYDIALGQPIRDEIKNVGVLGKDPAKAWEDAMGKCRRIAKHLGVTF
- a CDS encoding carbohydrate ABC transporter permease; the protein is MASIKGSGRRGIALHTSLIAGVLLSAFPFYWAVIMSTHTSSEIFSYPPKLLPGSHFTENVRHLFDTVDFFGSMANSLLVATVVTFLVLFLDSLAAFVFAKFEFPGKNALFALLMLIFMVPAQMAAIPQFVIMAKLGWIGSMTSLIVPAAANAFGIFWMRQYMRSAIHDELLDASRLDGANFLRQYWHVALPVVRPGLAFLGIFTFMSQWNDYAWPLIALTNPDNVTLQVALSQLNGTHGTTDYGMVMTGAVLALIPLLIVFAVGARQIIGDLAKGAVRG
- a CDS encoding glycoside hydrolase family 2 TIM barrel-domain containing protein codes for the protein MTSSPDPLIALRPWEAPELTSWNRLPMNAVDRRAEAIPLDGDWRFQLLPAPDAPVGGAWSTAYVPGAWTVQDSGDLPQYTNVTMPFPDIPPHSPAANPTGVYEREVDVPAGWAGRRIVLQVGAAESVLLVHVDGRPVGVSKDSHLAAEFDLTALVRPGARTTVRLTVVKWSDASHIEDQDQWWHGGLTRSVLLYATDPLHLADVTVRARRDGELRVDCQVRDARGTLPDGWYLTGDLDGLSLAQDAEFDRLNAEDERVSTFLGEARLTTTVPEVRPWTAETPALYPLTIRLHRADGTVADTSRHRVGFRDVEIVGRDLLVNGERIYVRGVNRHDFHPSTGRTVSPDDMRADLFLLKRFGFNAIRTAHYPNDPALYGLADELGFYVVDEADIESHDHAHEIADDPRYLNAFVDRVSRMVLRDKNHPSVVVWSLGNESDYGAHHDAAAGWVRHHDPTRPLQYEGAAKLDWAATDDASDIACPMYAPIEECVAHARSGRQTRPLIQCEYSHAMGNSNGTLADFWAAVESTPGLQGGFIWEFWDHGILQHLSDGRPAGRTGPALRGDGVAPPGHRWAYGGDFGERVHDGPFIADGVVFPDRAPKPALYEHRETAAPVRIEGVEQEGVVIGNHQHFRTLDWLTGEWRLDLADGTTLYPPADLPDLRPGRTAAVPLPFELPEEGGEAWLTLRVTVAEDQPWAPSGTELCVPQVCLRGPAPVSVPPVSGVVQVDDEGFLRHPLLTAPPTLTLRRAPTDNDEIGGMADRWRAWGLNALSRKVVSVREEHGRITVEAVYTGGPADVRHRQVLTPVAGGVRVEEEAELPPEFADVARVGTVFETVAGLDRLEWFGQGPWESYPDRAAGAPVGHHALPVDELFTPYLRPQESGGRHGVRHFTLSGPESGGLRIRLDEPRQVSVTRYRATDLSAAAHHDELVPRPGCVVHVDAAHRGLGTASCGPDTSPGYLVAPGVHRWSWVLGEG
- a CDS encoding carbohydrate kinase family protein; the protein is MDDDRPDVLLTGLLFYDLVLTGLGGPPTPGEEVWTEGMGCGPGGIANLAVAAARLGLRTSLATVFGDDLYGVHCRDVLGAQEGIDLSLSRTAGGRPTPVTVSLAYGGDRALVTHGQEPPYSQDALMADPPPARTALVHLEPEPRAWLAEAAAHGTQVYADVGWDATGQWPRDLLDQLSLCHAFLPNEAEAMAYTRTGSASAALKELAELVPVAVVTRGGRGAVAVDQTTGEYADVPALDIDVLDPTGAGDVFGASFVAASLGGWPLEERLRFAVLAAGLSVGHPGGALAAPGWYGVDRWWRSLTDPGLRKAYGFLADRLPDDPGPPVAYPPVTPPAPRH
- a CDS encoding DeoR/GlpR family DNA-binding transcription regulator, yielding MLAERRHQLILRALRSGGPAAVTDLSEQLGVSPATVRRDLVKLEEDGLLTRVHGGAVADEGDQPFAEVAEVRVPEKDAIAAHAAAMVEDGQSVLLDIGTTAFRLARQLHGRRLTVITSNLVVYEELADDDGIELVLLGGMVRREYRSLVGFLTEDNLRQLHADWVFLGTSGVRPGGQVMDTTVVEVPVKRAMIKAGAKVVLLADATKFPGQGMAKVCGPEDLDVVVTNAPVDTATRSSFEEAGVEVVVAGKVQT